Proteins from one Candidatus Omnitrophota bacterium genomic window:
- a CDS encoding ThuA domain-containing protein, producing the protein MNYVRTTLCLILVLLGSNDLQDAAAEPLKVCIVSGSAEYRSDLSLPPFKEYLEKWYGARCVLLQAEGFDKLPGLEALDDCDVALFFTRRLTIGGEPLERVKKYCLSGKPIVAVRTASHGFQNFLEFDKEIMGGNYNNHFGNGPTQNAGIAPGAEDHPVLNGVPALKSRYSLYKTAPLAEDCTLLMTSQIPGQEPQPAAWTRVYKGARVFYTSLGGVEDFENAAFRRLIANALFWTAGREAVKQDAPIPPRREAPQGVLKLHLRSRAQLFKGVEDWTEVHVEEEFPIAKTAILVCDMWDKHWCDGATQRCEVLAPKMNEVLKAAREKGIQIVHAPSETMPFYEDYPQRLRMKLAPPVPMPPLLDLPSYPLPIDDSDGGCDTGQEPWYCAWTRQTSAIEIGEFDGISDDGDEFYNFIQQEGIETIIYMGVHTNMCVLGRSFAIRQLTRLGKRCLLARDLTDAMYDPNDAPNVSHEQGTELVVQHIEKYWCPSITSDDLLAGAPK; encoded by the coding sequence ATGAATTACGTTAGAACGACTCTTTGTTTAATCCTTGTTCTCTTAGGCTCGAATGATCTCCAAGACGCCGCCGCCGAGCCGCTAAAAGTCTGCATCGTTTCAGGTTCGGCGGAATACCGCTCCGATCTCTCTCTTCCTCCGTTTAAGGAATATTTGGAAAAATGGTACGGCGCCCGATGCGTTCTGCTGCAAGCCGAAGGCTTCGATAAACTGCCCGGCCTGGAGGCTTTGGACGATTGCGACGTCGCGCTTTTCTTCACGCGGCGTTTGACTATCGGCGGTGAGCCGTTAGAGCGGGTGAAGAAATACTGCCTTTCGGGAAAGCCCATCGTCGCCGTGCGCACCGCCAGCCACGGCTTTCAAAATTTTCTGGAATTCGACAAAGAAATCATGGGCGGCAACTACAACAATCACTTCGGCAACGGCCCCACCCAGAATGCCGGCATCGCGCCGGGCGCCGAGGATCACCCCGTCCTTAATGGCGTTCCTGCTCTCAAATCGCGATATAGCCTCTACAAAACCGCGCCCTTGGCGGAGGATTGCACGCTGTTGATGACCTCGCAAATCCCCGGCCAGGAGCCGCAGCCCGCCGCCTGGACCCGCGTCTACAAGGGCGCCCGCGTTTTCTATACTTCCCTGGGCGGCGTGGAAGATTTCGAAAATGCCGCATTCCGCCGCCTCATCGCCAACGCCCTCTTTTGGACTGCCGGACGCGAGGCGGTGAAGCAAGATGCCCCCATTCCCCCGCGCCGCGAAGCGCCTCAAGGCGTATTGAAACTGCATCTGCGCAGCCGCGCGCAACTCTTCAAAGGCGTGGAAGATTGGACCGAAGTCCACGTCGAAGAAGAATTTCCCATCGCCAAGACGGCGATTCTCGTCTGCGACATGTGGGATAAGCACTGGTGCGACGGCGCCACCCAGCGCTGCGAGGTTCTCGCGCCGAAGATGAACGAAGTTTTAAAAGCGGCGCGGGAAAAAGGCATCCAGATCGTCCACGCCCCTTCCGAAACCATGCCCTTTTATGAGGATTATCCCCAGCGCCTGCGCATGAAACTGGCGCCGCCCGTCCCAATGCCGCCGCTGCTGGACCTGCCCAGCTATCCCCTGCCCATCGACGACTCCGATGGCGGTTGCGACACCGGCCAGGAACCTTGGTATTGCGCCTGGACGCGGCAAACCTCCGCCATCGAAATCGGCGAGTTTGACGGCATCTCCGACGACGGCGATGAATTCTACAATTTCATCCAACAGGAAGGCATAGAAACGATTATTTACATGGGCGTCCATACCAACATGTGCGTCTTAGGGCGATCCTTCGCCATACGCCAACTGACTCGCCTGGGCAAGCGCTGCCTCCTCGCCCGCGATTTGACCGACGCCATGTACGATCCCAACGATGCGCCCAACGTCAGCCACGAACAAGGCACGGAATTGGTCGTCCAACACATCGAAAAATACTGGTGCCCTTCGATAACCAGCGATGATTTGTTGGCGGGGGCGCCGAAGTAA
- a CDS encoding TRAP transporter large permease subunit, with protein MRNERNGGGSAAIRSFYCLLLLEVPTAFALGLPAIAAIFAFGLGDPVHFGIVLTVSLAIGQITPPVGVNQFAASTFSRIDGGRLSKAVLPFLAAEIVALIFTTFIPSLSLWLPDWMLGK; from the coding sequence ATGAGGAATGAGCGTAACGGCGGCGGCTCAGCTGCTATTCGGTCTTTTTATTGTTTACTGCTTTTAGAAGTTCCCACGGCCTTCGCTTTAGGATTGCCGGCGATAGCGGCCATTTTCGCCTTCGGCTTGGGCGATCCTGTGCATTTCGGCATCGTCCTGACCGTCAGCCTGGCCATCGGACAGATTACGCCGCCAGTGGGCGTTAACCAGTTCGCGGCTTCTACGTTTTCCAGAATCGATGGGGGGAGGTTGAGCAAAGCGGTGCTGCCGTTTCTAGCGGCGGAAATCGTAGCCCTGATCTTCACAACTTTCATTCCCTCGCTCTCCCTATGGCTGCCGGATTGGATGCTGGGGAAGTAA
- a CDS encoding sigma-54 dependent transcriptional regulator, which translates to MNETDSVSQHKGALILIVDDDEPMASTLARVLASQGYQCRIALSGDQALNRIHEQRFDLILTDMVMPGFDGVTFVRSVKSIDPNIPVIMITGYGSIDNAVEAMKAGVFHYLTKPVRLAELQVYVEKALASHEMLVEVQELKHRLKDYQTKNVIIGKSAAMRSIIAQVEHIAPSSATALITGETGTGKEMIAEVIHALSARADKEMIRVNCGALPETLLESELFGHVKGAFTNAYRDHEGRFEAADGGTIFLDEIGEMSLSAQVRLLRVLQEGEFNRVGDSKPIRVNVRVIAATNRDLQELVKERKFRDDLLYRINVFHLRLPPLRERSGDIPLLAQHFIEKYAKKNAKNVRGLGQNALEALERYYWPGNVRELENAIEHGVIMAHGDRVLLTDLPELLQESHRHTPDKIVIPLGFSASQSEGVILMRTLEMTQGDKEAAAKILGFSPRTLYRKMKEHQIPLSHGMDE; encoded by the coding sequence ATGAACGAAACGGATTCCGTTTCCCAGCACAAAGGAGCGCTGATTCTGATCGTCGATGACGACGAGCCGATGGCGAGCACGCTGGCCCGCGTATTGGCCAGTCAAGGGTATCAATGCCGCATCGCTCTCAGCGGCGATCAGGCGCTTAACCGCATCCACGAGCAGCGGTTCGATTTGATACTGACCGACATGGTTATGCCGGGCTTCGACGGCGTAACCTTCGTGCGCAGCGTCAAGTCGATCGATCCCAACATTCCCGTCATTATGATCACCGGCTACGGATCGATCGACAACGCGGTGGAGGCGATGAAGGCGGGGGTATTTCATTATCTAACCAAGCCCGTCCGGCTGGCCGAATTGCAGGTTTACGTGGAAAAAGCGCTGGCTTCGCATGAAATGCTGGTGGAAGTGCAAGAGTTAAAGCATCGGCTGAAGGATTATCAAACCAAGAACGTCATCATCGGCAAAAGCGCGGCTATGCGAAGCATCATCGCCCAGGTGGAGCATATCGCTCCCAGCAGCGCCACGGCGCTGATTACGGGGGAGACGGGGACGGGCAAAGAGATGATCGCCGAGGTGATCCACGCGTTGAGCGCGCGGGCGGACAAGGAGATGATCCGGGTCAATTGCGGCGCCTTGCCGGAAACGCTGTTGGAGTCGGAGTTGTTCGGCCACGTGAAGGGCGCTTTCACCAACGCTTACCGAGATCACGAAGGACGGTTTGAAGCCGCCGACGGGGGAACGATTTTTCTTGACGAAATCGGAGAGATGAGCCTCTCGGCGCAGGTGCGGCTGCTGCGGGTTTTGCAGGAGGGGGAATTCAACCGCGTCGGCGACAGCAAGCCGATTCGCGTCAACGTTCGCGTCATCGCCGCCACCAACCGGGATTTGCAGGAATTGGTGAAAGAGCGGAAATTCCGCGACGATCTTCTCTACCGCATCAACGTTTTTCATCTGCGGCTGCCGCCGTTGCGGGAACGCTCGGGCGACATCCCGCTGCTGGCGCAGCACTTCATCGAAAAATACGCCAAGAAAAACGCCAAAAACGTACGCGGCTTGGGTCAAAACGCACTGGAAGCGCTCGAACGGTATTACTGGCCGGGAAACGTGCGCGAATTGGAAAACGCCATCGAGCACGGGGTTATCATGGCGCATGGAGACCGCGTTTTATTAACCGATCTTCCCGAACTGCTGCAGGAGAGCCATCGGCATACTCCCGACAAGATCGTGATTCCGCTCGGTTTTTCCGCCAGCCAATCAGAAGGCGTCATCCTGATGCGGACGCTGGAAATGACGCAGGGAGACAAGGAAGCGGCGGCTAAAATTCTCGGCTTCAGCCCCCGTACTCTCTACCGCAAAATGAAGGAACATCAAATCCCCCTCTCGCACGGGATGGACGAATGA
- a CDS encoding protoglobin domain-containing protein, protein MNAAPQEDMAFLPSSKQDLFFLHVTEEDQKILREIGAYLTPMMPEVVSKFYDSLLSFDIYRQYLANPGLVERLKKAQLDYFQNLFDAIFDESYADKRRQIGMTHERIGLEPRWYIGSYSVYCRLIFPLLREKFGGDPEKLEKMQITLLKAFNLDIQIAMESYIKRYSSELVDASKSLEQKLWMEDRLLSFILTEAGDAIVGLDEQDRISTWSQGAQRIFGYKISEILDKSLADLLHQPVIFEQLKRNAEEEGSATIYESEWRNKKGRTILADATLTLLRDKNGVQVGSTLIVRDTTEIRRLANKVKNMEQLSAMTKITAGVAHEIRTPLGVLALTGDLLYDRAMKTLDAVNESNREAIKSEISELISGLQREVVRLNEIVDHYLVLSRIKQPNKSRVHLKSYLEKILSELSSRRPEKDILFYLNVHDEDAYVLIDAEQFQRVFLNLFENSQYSMKKKGIITIVAKKKKEQMEIAFHDTGIGIPAHQINRLFSAFYTNKPGGTGLGLYLVREIVEAHGGSVAIESVEGKGATVIIHLPQGDEEI, encoded by the coding sequence ATGAACGCCGCACCGCAAGAAGACATGGCCTTTTTGCCGTCAAGCAAGCAAGACCTTTTTTTTCTTCATGTTACGGAAGAAGACCAAAAAATTTTACGCGAAATCGGGGCTTATTTAACGCCCATGATGCCCGAAGTCGTTTCCAAGTTTTACGATTCGCTGCTCTCTTTCGACATCTATCGACAATATCTTGCGAATCCTGGTTTGGTCGAGCGACTGAAGAAAGCGCAATTGGACTATTTTCAGAACCTATTCGACGCCATTTTCGACGAATCGTACGCCGACAAACGGCGGCAGATCGGCATGACGCATGAACGCATCGGATTGGAGCCGCGCTGGTATATCGGCTCCTACAGCGTTTATTGCCGATTGATTTTTCCCCTGCTGCGGGAAAAGTTCGGAGGTGATCCCGAAAAATTGGAGAAGATGCAGATTACGTTATTGAAAGCGTTCAACTTGGATATCCAAATCGCTATGGAATCTTATATTAAGCGCTACTCCAGCGAGCTAGTCGACGCCAGCAAATCGCTGGAGCAAAAATTATGGATGGAGGACCGGCTGCTTTCCTTTATTTTGACGGAGGCGGGAGACGCCATCGTCGGTCTGGACGAACAAGACCGGATATCCACCTGGAGCCAGGGAGCGCAGCGGATTTTCGGCTACAAAATTTCCGAAATTCTGGATAAATCGCTGGCGGACCTGCTGCATCAGCCGGTAATCTTCGAACAATTGAAGAGAAACGCGGAGGAAGAAGGATCGGCGACGATCTACGAATCGGAATGGCGCAACAAAAAGGGACGCACTATCCTCGCTGACGCTACGCTGACGTTATTGCGGGACAAGAACGGAGTGCAGGTGGGTTCGACGCTGATCGTGCGCGATACGACTGAAATCCGGCGGCTGGCCAACAAAGTAAAGAATATGGAGCAGTTATCGGCCATGACCAAAATCACCGCCGGCGTGGCCCATGAAATCCGTACGCCGCTGGGAGTTTTGGCGCTGACGGGGGATTTGCTCTACGACCGGGCCATGAAGACGCTGGATGCGGTAAACGAAAGTAACCGCGAAGCCATTAAAAGCGAAATCAGCGAATTGATTTCGGGATTGCAGCGGGAAGTGGTGCGGTTGAACGAGATCGTGGATCATTATCTGGTGTTGTCGCGGATCAAGCAGCCGAACAAGTCGCGCGTCCATCTGAAATCGTATTTGGAAAAAATACTAAGCGAGCTCTCTTCGCGGCGTCCGGAGAAAGACATTCTTTTCTATCTCAACGTCCATGACGAGGACGCCTACGTTCTTATCGACGCCGAGCAATTTCAGCGGGTTTTTCTCAACTTGTTCGAGAACTCGCAATACTCGATGAAGAAAAAGGGAATCATCACCATCGTCGCCAAGAAGAAAAAGGAGCAGATGGAAATCGCTTTCCACGATACGGGTATCGGAATACCCGCCCATCAAATCAACCGCCTGTTTTCCGCCTTTTACACCAATAAACCAGGCGGCACGGGATTGGGACTCTACCTGGTGCGGGAAATCGTGGAAGCGCACGGCGGCTCGGTAGCGATCGAAAGCGTGGAGGGAAAAGGCGCGACGGTGATAATCCATTTACCCCAGGGGGATGAGGAGATATGA
- a CDS encoding lamin tail domain-containing protein, whose product MKKSFLSLLPSFLGNLLIISIALGALANESSSAPILQITEFMADNQSTLTDEDGEYSDWIEIFNASDSPIDLKGWHLSDNPQNLSLWTFPSAILSPSRFLIVFASGKNRAVAVNREISLHANFQLKPESGYLALVEPDGQTVHHAFAPSYPAQRTDASYGLSPQGDDKRYFLKSTPGTANKDGVLGFVADTKFSQNRGFYDAPFELTITTDTPDAEIRYTTNGDVPSATTGLIYNGPIAISKTTPLRAAAFKPEYQPSNVDTQTYIFLDSVIRQTRPSDFPTRWGSVNGDYDMDPDVVNSALYKNTIKNDLKSIPTLSLVMTMDDLFGTRNGIYSHPEIKGAQWERPGSTELIFPDGTPGFHINNGVRIQGGYSRSASNLKYSFRLLFKNEYGDPKLNYPLFSDSNVDQFDTLTLRGSYNYSWHSHEGGFGSSIGRAEYLRDEFSRRTQLALGQPASHGTFVHLYLNGLYWGLYNICERPDDAFSSDHLGGPKDEWDCVTGGTRGINATQAKAGNKNGWNTLMTLANSRDLHTLERYREIQKYVNIPNLIDYMLTIYYTGNRDAPTVIGGGGTPWNFYSDFRRTLTEGFRFFCWDSEWTLEESNRNVVTFHYGQDNPAFVMQKLRVNPEFLMKFADHVQKHFFYDGALTPEKSIARYQQLADTIDRAIVGESARWGDKNYSTPRTRDNAWLPEVNRILTTYLPVRTQIVLQQLISAKLFPAIDAPVFNQQGGEIQPGFQLIMGGKSMGTQTQTFIAMDDIWKYEQSGTDLGADWKTPNFNDERWTSGKALLYVETAELSAAKNTPLTLGPPTFYFRKHFTIAPGTDLTNASLQMQTILDDGAVVYLNGSEILRLRMADGNVSYSDFANSTVSDAAIEGPFDIPANLLKAGDNVIAVEAHQVNATSSDVVFGLSLEATMPFSSDASGPIYYTLDGSDPRLPGGAVNEAKALHYAGPITLNGSVKVKARVLDGGVWSAMNEADFMAELSTTEIAQLQQNLRVTELMYNPGGDGAFEFIELQNTHPTAELNLSGAAFTNGVEYAFPVGTTLAPNQFLLLFCSDTSAAAFRAHYGLDDSTLLFGPNTGKLSNSGERIALEHLPSNTSLTSFNYNDGRGWPAQADGVGHSLVPLDSAIANESAGSLDYGGNWRASSYIGGSPGQADAAPIANIVMNEIMANTDYSDPAHPDYDSNDWIELYNASNAPVNMNGWYLSDDGADLKKWAFSALDIAARGFLTTDEISGFHNPITQGFALSKDGETLFLSYLPGKAGVDRIVDAVRFKAQEKDRSIGRFADGEPWLYAMEPTMGQANASGVLHAVIDEIACHPISLSSEDTIGEFLEIRNPTDKEISLANKNGAWRLDGGATFVFSPNLAIPPQGRLLVVNFDPQNEADRKAFKQKYNINLVGILIAGPYTGKLSNIGERVSLEKPLSVDALGQPDSWAIVDEVVYFTQSPWPSLPEAGGESLQRISAAQSGNNPANWKTAKPTPGVQGDTVVDMWLYY is encoded by the coding sequence TTGAAAAAATCATTTTTGAGCCTGCTTCCATCATTCTTGGGAAATCTACTCATTATATCCATTGCGTTGGGCGCGTTGGCGAACGAATCCAGTTCCGCGCCCATACTGCAAATCACGGAATTCATGGCGGATAATCAAAGTACTCTGACTGATGAAGACGGCGAGTATTCCGACTGGATCGAAATCTTCAATGCCAGCGATTCGCCGATCGACCTCAAAGGCTGGCATTTATCCGACAATCCCCAGAATTTATCGTTATGGACTTTTCCCAGCGCCATTTTGTCTCCCAGCCGATTTCTTATCGTATTCGCCTCCGGCAAGAACCGCGCCGTCGCCGTCAACCGGGAAATCTCGCTGCACGCCAATTTCCAGTTGAAGCCGGAAAGCGGATACCTCGCTCTCGTCGAACCGGACGGTCAAACGGTTCATCATGCCTTCGCGCCGTCATATCCCGCTCAACGAACCGATGCATCCTATGGCCTTTCTCCCCAAGGCGACGATAAACGGTACTTTCTCAAATCCACGCCGGGAACGGCGAATAAGGACGGCGTATTGGGTTTCGTCGCCGATACGAAATTCAGCCAAAATCGCGGCTTCTACGACGCTCCCTTCGAATTGACGATTACTACCGATACTCCAGACGCCGAGATACGCTATACCACCAACGGCGACGTTCCTTCGGCGACAACCGGCTTAATTTATAACGGCCCCATCGCGATTTCGAAGACTACTCCTCTGAGAGCAGCGGCTTTCAAACCGGAATATCAACCTTCTAACGTCGATACGCAGACGTATATTTTTCTCGATAGCGTGATTCGCCAAACTCGGCCCAGCGATTTCCCCACGCGCTGGGGCAGCGTCAATGGCGATTACGATATGGATCCCGACGTCGTCAATAGCGCGCTCTATAAGAACACGATCAAGAACGATCTTAAATCGATTCCTACGCTTTCCCTCGTCATGACGATGGACGATTTGTTCGGAACCAGAAACGGCATCTATTCCCATCCCGAAATCAAAGGCGCCCAATGGGAACGCCCCGGCTCCACGGAATTGATTTTTCCCGATGGAACTCCGGGCTTTCACATCAATAACGGCGTCCGCATTCAAGGCGGCTACAGCCGTTCCGCTTCCAATTTGAAATATTCCTTTCGTTTATTGTTTAAAAACGAATACGGCGATCCCAAACTGAACTATCCGCTTTTCAGCGATTCGAACGTCGATCAATTCGACACTCTGACTCTGCGCGGGAGTTACAATTATTCCTGGCATTCCCACGAAGGCGGCTTTGGCAGCAGCATCGGCCGCGCCGAATACCTGCGCGACGAATTTTCCCGCCGCACTCAATTGGCGCTGGGCCAACCCGCTTCGCATGGAACCTTTGTCCATCTCTATCTGAATGGACTCTATTGGGGACTCTACAACATCTGCGAACGCCCCGACGACGCCTTCTCCTCCGATCATCTAGGCGGGCCAAAGGATGAATGGGACTGCGTTACCGGCGGAACGCGGGGAATCAACGCCACGCAAGCGAAAGCGGGAAACAAGAACGGTTGGAATACGCTAATGACGCTGGCGAACAGCCGCGATCTCCATACGCTCGAACGATATCGAGAAATCCAAAAATACGTCAATATCCCCAACCTCATCGATTATATGCTGACGATTTATTATACGGGAAACCGCGACGCTCCTACGGTGATCGGCGGCGGCGGCACGCCGTGGAATTTTTACTCCGACTTCCGCCGCACTTTGACGGAAGGTTTTCGCTTCTTCTGTTGGGATTCCGAATGGACGCTGGAAGAGAGCAACCGCAACGTAGTTACTTTCCATTACGGCCAAGACAATCCCGCTTTTGTTATGCAAAAACTGCGCGTCAATCCCGAATTCCTGATGAAATTCGCCGATCATGTCCAAAAGCATTTCTTCTATGACGGCGCCTTGACGCCGGAAAAATCCATCGCCCGCTACCAGCAATTAGCCGATACTATCGACCGCGCCATTGTCGGGGAATCCGCCCGCTGGGGAGACAAAAACTACAGCACTCCCCGCACCCGCGATAATGCCTGGCTGCCCGAAGTCAACCGGATTTTAACGACTTACTTGCCTGTGCGTACGCAAATCGTTTTACAGCAATTGATCAGCGCCAAACTCTTTCCAGCCATCGACGCTCCCGTCTTCAACCAACAAGGCGGCGAAATTCAGCCCGGCTTCCAACTCATCATGGGTGGAAAAAGCATGGGAACGCAAACGCAAACTTTCATCGCTATGGATGATATCTGGAAATACGAGCAATCGGGAACGGACCTCGGCGCCGACTGGAAAACGCCGAACTTTAATGATGAACGATGGACATCCGGCAAGGCGTTGTTGTATGTGGAAACGGCGGAATTGTCCGCCGCCAAAAATACGCCGCTGACATTAGGTCCGCCGACTTTCTATTTCCGCAAACATTTCACCATCGCTCCCGGAACCGATTTGACGAACGCTTCCCTGCAAATGCAAACGATCCTCGACGACGGCGCCGTAGTTTACTTGAACGGTTCGGAAATTTTGCGGCTGCGCATGGCGGATGGAAATGTCAGTTATTCGGATTTTGCCAACAGTACCGTGTCCGACGCCGCAATCGAAGGACCGTTCGACATTCCCGCCAATCTTCTGAAAGCGGGCGATAACGTTATCGCTGTGGAAGCGCATCAAGTCAACGCTACCAGCAGCGACGTCGTCTTCGGTCTCTCCCTCGAAGCAACGATGCCGTTTTCCAGCGATGCGAGCGGGCCGATTTATTATACGCTCGACGGCTCCGATCCCCGTCTGCCCGGCGGCGCCGTCAACGAAGCCAAGGCGCTGCACTACGCTGGTCCTATTACGCTCAACGGCAGCGTCAAGGTCAAAGCGCGCGTTCTCGACGGCGGCGTTTGGAGCGCGATGAACGAAGCCGATTTTATGGCCGAACTTTCCACTACCGAAATCGCCCAGTTGCAGCAAAATCTCCGCGTAACGGAACTGATGTACAATCCTGGCGGCGATGGTGCGTTCGAATTTATCGAGCTGCAAAACACCCATCCCACCGCCGAGTTGAATCTCTCCGGCGCCGCTTTCACCAATGGCGTGGAATACGCCTTCCCTGTGGGGACGACGCTGGCGCCGAATCAGTTTCTGTTATTATTCTGTTCCGATACCAGTGCAGCGGCTTTCCGCGCTCATTACGGTTTGGACGACTCCACGCTGCTGTTCGGTCCTAATACGGGAAAATTATCCAACTCGGGCGAGCGCATCGCCTTGGAACATCTTCCATCGAATACATCGCTTACCTCTTTTAATTATAATGATGGACGCGGCTGGCCTGCGCAGGCCGACGGCGTTGGGCATTCCCTGGTTCCCTTGGACTCGGCCATCGCCAACGAGAGCGCCGGTTCGCTGGATTACGGCGGCAATTGGCGCGCCAGCAGTTATATCGGCGGCTCGCCCGGCCAAGCGGACGCTGCGCCTATAGCTAATATTGTTATGAATGAGATCATGGCGAATACGGATTACAGCGATCCCGCCCATCCGGATTACGATTCCAACGACTGGATCGAACTCTACAACGCCTCCAACGCGCCCGTCAACATGAACGGCTGGTATCTTAGCGACGACGGCGCCGATCTAAAAAAGTGGGCTTTCTCCGCTCTCGACATCGCGGCGCGCGGCTTTCTTACGACGGATGAAATTTCCGGATTCCACAATCCTATTACGCAAGGCTTCGCGCTCAGCAAGGACGGCGAAACGTTATTCCTCTCCTACCTTCCTGGCAAAGCGGGCGTCGATCGCATCGTAGACGCCGTACGCTTCAAGGCTCAGGAGAAAGATCGCTCCATTGGACGATTCGCTGATGGCGAGCCGTGGCTTTACGCCATGGAACCTACAATGGGCCAGGCCAACGCGAGCGGCGTTCTTCACGCCGTCATCGACGAAATCGCCTGCCATCCTATCTCCCTTTCGTCGGAAGATACTATCGGCGAGTTTTTGGAAATCAGGAATCCAACGGACAAGGAAATTTCTCTTGCAAACAAAAACGGCGCCTGGCGTCTGGATGGCGGCGCAACCTTTGTGTTTTCGCCCAACCTCGCCATTCCGCCTCAAGGCCGCCTGCTGGTCGTCAACTTCGATCCGCAAAACGAAGCGGATCGCAAAGCCTTCAAACAAAAATACAATATCAACTTGGTGGGAATCCTCATCGCCGGTCCTTATACTGGAAAACTTTCCAATATCGGCGAAAGAGTATCCCTGGAAAAACCTCTCAGCGTCGACGCGTTAGGGCAACCCGATTCCTGGGCCATTGTGGACGAAGTCGTTTATTTCACGCAATCGCCCTGGCCTAGCCTGCCGGAAGCTGGGGGCGAATCCCTGCAAAGAATTTCCGCCGCCCAATCCGGCAACAATCCCGCCAATTGGAAGACGGCGAAGCCGACTCCCGGGGTCCAAGGAGATACGGTTGTGGATATGTGGCTGTATTACTGA
- a CDS encoding GNAT family N-acetyltransferase, with protein sequence MSASDSISFRVRIMKPEDFPRCHWLRQQVGWNQTLADWRRFLGYDPEGCFVAEKEGLVVGTVCTIPYERKFGWVAMVIVDPAQQRQGIGTFLLNAGIEHLEAQGLTVKLDATPQGKLLYDTLGFTDEYGAARYEAGRIDAPVEDQGCEELTLDDLEELEAFDKPIFGASRLPVLRSYLEIDPKLGFCRRENGRLTGYILAREGSNAFHIGPWTATNADCAKRLLFAMLQRRQPERTFIDIVEPNLHVIPMLESLGFVFQRPFIRMFKGLNHHPGQPEFVYGMSGPELG encoded by the coding sequence ATGTCCGCCTCGGATTCGATTTCCTTTCGCGTGCGAATAATGAAGCCAGAGGATTTTCCCCGCTGCCATTGGCTGCGCCAGCAAGTGGGTTGGAATCAGACGCTGGCGGATTGGCGCCGTTTTTTGGGATACGATCCGGAAGGGTGTTTCGTCGCCGAGAAGGAAGGCCTTGTCGTTGGAACGGTTTGCACGATTCCCTACGAACGGAAATTCGGTTGGGTGGCGATGGTGATCGTCGATCCCGCCCAGCAGCGGCAAGGGATCGGGACGTTTCTTTTAAACGCGGGCATCGAACATCTGGAAGCCCAAGGATTAACGGTCAAACTGGACGCGACGCCGCAAGGAAAACTGCTCTACGACACCCTCGGCTTCACGGACGAATACGGCGCAGCGCGCTACGAAGCGGGGCGGATCGATGCGCCTGTTGAAGATCAGGGTTGCGAGGAACTGACGCTGGACGATTTGGAAGAGTTGGAAGCGTTCGACAAGCCAATCTTCGGCGCCTCGCGCCTGCCGGTGCTGCGCTCGTATCTGGAAATCGATCCGAAACTAGGTTTTTGCCGCCGAGAGAATGGGCGTCTGACAGGCTATATCCTGGCGCGGGAAGGCAGCAACGCCTTTCATATTGGTCCCTGGACGGCAACGAATGCGGACTGCGCCAAGCGTCTGCTGTTCGCCATGCTCCAACGCCGCCAGCCGGAACGGACGTTCATCGATATCGTAGAGCCGAACCTCCATGTCATCCCCATGCTGGAATCGCTGGGCTTCGTCTTCCAACGCCCCTTCATCCGCATGTTCAAAGGCCTCAACCACCACCCCGGCCAGCCGGAATTCGTCTACGGCATGAGCGGCCCGGAATTGGGGTGA